A genomic window from Equus asinus isolate D_3611 breed Donkey chromosome 25, EquAss-T2T_v2, whole genome shotgun sequence includes:
- the LOC139042111 gene encoding putative NBPF family member NBPF5, producing MAVCPHALSDPRAEVTLQESNQELRSQLAQSKQDFQALMEEFLVSEAAAYSLATELQKHKCGECKDIIESVLGDKLPFEEGKLAEKSALAEKLRESNLLIQEQEQQLAYLRHKLQEGREVWALLSQHLNDLLTHDGSDDHQGQAFRQQLAEVYRLAKHLAHILGPGFVAEWSTQSQNSRWKLDKYPVI from the exons ATGGCCGTGTGTCCTCACGCTTTGTCTGATCCGAGGGCAGAGGTGACCCTCCAGGAGTCCAACCAGGAATTGCGTTCACAGCTGGCACAAAGCAAGCAGGACTTCCAAGCCCTCATGGAGGAATTCCTTGTATCCGAAGCTGCTGCCTACTCCCTGGCCACCGAGCTGCAGAAGCACA AGTGTGGAGAGTGCAAAGACATCATTGAATCCGTGCTTGGGGACAAGCTGCCTTTTGAGGAGGGGAAGCTGGCAGAGAAGTCAGCGCTAGCCGAGAAGCTCAG GGAATCCAATCTCCTAATTCAAGAGCAGGAGCAGCAACTGGCCTATCTGCGGCACAAGTTACAGGAAGGGCGAGAAGTGTGGGCCCTGCTGAGTCAGCACCTCAATGACCTGCTGACACACGACGGCTCTGACGACCACCAAGGGCAGGCCTTCCGCCAGCAACTGGCTGAGGTATATAGGCTGGCCAAGCACCTTGCCCACATACTCGGCCCAG GATTTGTGGCAGAATGGAGCACGCAGTCGCAGAATTCAAGATGGAAGCTGGACAAGTACCCAGTGATATGA